The DNA segment GCAAATGGCCCGGATGACGGGCGATAGGGCACGCGATCTGCCGGATGGGCTGCGCACCCAGGTGCTGGAAAAAATGCAGGCCAGCGGTGCGCCGCCGCGCTGGGTGGCCATGGTGGAGCAGGTGGTGCAGATGGACGCCGAAGACCAGAAGCGCAGCCTGGGGGACAGCCTGCCGCCCGGATTGGTGTTGCTGTGAGGGCGGAGGGTGCCGACGGCGGCGGCCATTCCCGCCAGTCTGGATGGCGGGAGGCTGGGCAACTGCAGACCCAAGCGGCCGCCCGCGCCCTGGCGCACAGGAAAATGAACAAAAAGGGGGGGATGTGATGTCTGTGGTGGGCCCTTTTTCGATGCCCAGGCGCAGCCGCCTTGCCCTGGTGCTGCTGGCGCTGCTGGTCATTGCCCTGGGCCTGGCCTCCCGGCGTGGCCTGGTGCCGTTTCCGGCGGCGCTGGGCAACTACCCCGGCGATGCACTCTGGGCCTGGGTGGTGTTGCTGTGTGTGGCCTGGGTACAGCCGGCCATGCCGCGCACCCGGCTGGTGGCATGGTCGCTGGCCATCGCGTTTGGCATTGAATTTCTGCAGCTCTACCAGGCCCCCTGGATGCAGGCGCTGCGCGCCAACAAGCTGGCGTATCTGGTGCTGGGCAATGGCTTTGATCCGCTGGATCTGGTGGCTTATGGGGTGGGCATTGCACTGGGGGCGGCGGTGGATGGGGTCTGGGGATGCGTGGCGGCCCGCCGCGTGCCGGGGAGTGGCCATGCGGCGCGGCATTGACTGGCGCCGTGCCGCAGTGCTGGCACTGTGCACCAGCCTCTGGGGTGCATGGGGTTTGCTCCCGGCGCAGGCCGGGACGGCGGACGCAGCCTCGGCGTCCCAGTTGCGCTGCGGCTGGTGGGAAAACCCCACACCGTCCAATGCCTGGTTGAACGACCGTGACGGCAGCTGGACCGTGGGTTCACAAGGCGGCCACCAGGCCGAAGGCGACTGGCCCAGCTTCAGCGACGCGCAATGGGTGCGCACCAATGGCTATTACGGCTACGGCTGCGCCTGTCTGCGCGTGGTGGCCGACGCCCGCAGCCAGAAGGTGGAGCGCATTCTGTCGGCCCGGGCCAGACCGCTGGCCGCCTGCCGCCAGGACCGTCATCTGCGCGAGCCGCTGCGGCCGGAGTGAGCGGCGTGGGGCTGCGGCGCACTGCGCTGCACCGGTGTCGGGTCCGCGTCCCCGCCCGCATGCAAGCCGCTACGATGGCTGCCGTGAGGTGCCCCCAAGCCCCCTTGGTGACGGATCAGTCCGTCACGCCCAGGAGACCTGTTTCGGGGGGGCTGTGCGCCCACCTACCGTTGTCCCTGCAGGAGTGATTGCATGACCATGCCGACCCAGACCGTGATTCCCCAGCTGCGCATGACCGACGCGGTGCGCAGCCTGCAGTTCTATGTGGACGGACTGGGTTTTGCCGTGGACTGGGAGCACCGTTTCGAACCCGGCTACCCGCTGTTTTCCCAGCTCTCCCGCGACAGCGGTGCGGGCCGGCAACTGATTTTTCTGACCCAGCACCGTGGCGACTGCGAGGTGGGCGGTGCCGTCTACTTTGTGGTGCCCGATGCGCGCGCCACGCTGGCGGCATTCGAGGCGCGGGGCATCTGGCCCACCAATCCGCTGGAAGCCACGCCCTGGGGGAGCTGGGAGTTTCTGCTGACCGATCCGGATGGCAACCGGCTGCGCTTTGCGTCGGACCAGGTCTCGGACGCCGTGGCGGACGACGCCTAAGGCGTAGGTCAGTAGCTGGCGTCCGCAATCGCCTGCCCCACCTGGCGCAGCGCCGGCTCCAGCACCTCCAGCGGCACCGATCCCAGCGCCAGGCGCAGCGCATGCGGCACCTGGGCGGTGGTGGCGAACGGCTCGGCCGTGGAGACGGCAATCCCTTGCTGCAGCAGGGTCGCCGCAATCTGGTCGGCGCGTGCTTCGGGCGGCAGCGGCAGCCACAGAAAGTAGGACAGCGGGTGGCTGACCCGCGGCAGACCGGGCAGCAGTGTGCCCAGCACGCGGGCTGCCAGTTGCTGGCGCAGCGCGGCGTCTTCGCGTTTGTGCGTTTCCAGCCGGGTGACGGTGCCGTCTTCCAGCCAGCCGCAGGCGATGGCGGCCATCACGCCCGGGGTGTTCCAGGTGGTGGCGCGGATGGCGCGCTCCAGCGCGGGCACCCAGTCCAGCGGCGCGGCGGCAAAGCCCACCCGCAGCCCGGCCGCCACATTCTTGGAAAAACCGGATACATACACCGTGCGCTCCGGCGCCAGCGCGGCCAGCGGCGGCGGGGCCGGGTCGGCCAGGTAGGCGTAGGCCCCGTCTTCGATCAGCATCAGATCGTGCGCGCGCGCCAATTCCACCAGCTGCAGGCGCTGGGCAAGCGGCAGCACCCAGCCCAGCGGGTTGTGCAGCGTGGGCATGGTGTAGACCGCACGCACGCTGCGCTGGCGGCACAGCTGCTGCAGCGCGGCCAGGTCGGGCCCCTGCGGTGTGGCGGGAAGGGGCAGCAGCTCCAGGTGCAGCTGCTGCGCCAGCAGCTTGAAGCCGGGGTAGGTGAGTGCGTCCACGGCCACCACGTCGCCGGGCGTAAGCCGCGCCATCAGCGCCACGGTCAGGCCGTGCTGGGCGCCATCCACCAATACCACCTGTTCACCGCTGACCTGCAGGCCGCGTGCACGCAGGTGCTGGGCCACGGCGGCGCGGTCGCGGGGGCGGCCGCCATGGGGCTGGTAGCGCAGCAGAGCTTCCAGGTCACCGGTCAGAGCCAGCTGGCGCAGCGCGGTGCGCAGCAGCTCGGCCTGGCTGGGCAAGGTCGGCACGTTGAAGCTCAGGTCCACGCTGCCCAGCGCTGCCGGCGGAATGTCGATGCCGTGGCCCGGCGGCAGTGCGGTTTCCTTGACGAAGGTGCCGCGCCCGGTTTCGCCGCTGACCAGGCCCATGGCGCTGAGCTCGGCGTAGACGCGGCTGGCAGTGACCAGGGCCAGGCCTTCGCGGGCCGCCAGTGTGCGGTGCGTGGGCAGGCGTGTGCCTGCCGGCAGCTGGCCGCTGCGGATGGCGGCCGCCAGGCGGTCCACCACGGTCTGGTAGCGGGAGGTGCGGGCTAGGGAAGTGGTGGCCATGGGGTGGATCAGCGCAGCCATCGCAGCAATTGCAACCATCGCAACGGCTTTGTACGCATGACAATTTTTTGATTGTATTGGGTTGTATGCCTAGCATGGCGGCCTTGTTCCTGTTGCACCGCGTTCCACTGCCATGACCTCTTCCGCCCAAGCTGCTTCGGCGTCTACCCCTGTCCACAGTTCCCAAGGCTGGCTCAACGGCCTGATCGGGGTGGTGATCTTCAGCGGCTCACTGCCGGCCACACGGCTGGCGGTGCTGGATCTGCCGCCGGTGTGGCTGACGGTGGCGCGTGCCAGCATTGCCGGGTTGCTGGCACTGGTGGTGGTGCTGTGGTGCCGGCAACCGCGCCCGGCGCGCTCCCAGATGGCGTCGTTGGCTGTGGTGGCGGGGGGCGTGGTGCTGGGCTTTCCGCTGCTGACGGCGCTGGCGCTGCAGCATGTGCCGGCGGCGCATTCGATTGTGCTGGTGGCGCTGCTGCCGCTGTGCACGGCGGTGTGCGGTGTGTGGCGGGGCGGTGAGCGCCTGCGGCCGGCGTTCTGGGCGCTGTCGCTGCTGGGCGCGGCACTGGTGCTGGGGTTTGCGCTGTGGGCCGCCTGGCAGCAAGGGGGGGAGACGTCGTTTGTGGGCGACGGACTGATGCTGCTGGCCGTGGCGGTCTGTGGCCTGGGGTATGCGGAAGGGGCCAAGCTCTCGCGCAGCCTGGGCGGCTGGCAGGTGATCAGCTGGGCGCTGGTGCTGTCGCTGCCGGTGATGCTGCCGCTCACCCTGTGGCTGTGGCCTGCTGACCTGAGCGCCGTGCGCGCCCCGGCCTGGTGGGGACTGGCCTATGTGGCGCTGTTCAGCATGTGGCTGGGCTTTGTCTTCTGGTACCGGGGCCTGGCGCAGGGCGGCATTGCGGCCGTGGGGCAGTTGCAGCTGCTGCAGCCTTTGCTGGGGCTGGCGCTGGCGGCCTGGCTGCTGGGTGAGGCGGTGAGCCCGGCCATGCTGGCGGTGACCGTGGCCGTGATCGCCTGCGTGGCCGGGGCCAAGCGGGTGGCGTGATCTGCCGTGCAGCGCGCCTCAGCGCGCGGTGATGGAATGTGCCACCGGCGCACCGCCGTCTTCGCGGCGCCAGGTGGTTTCCATGCGAAAGCGCGCAGGGATGTACCAGTTGACCGAGGCGGCCAGCAACTGGTCCTGGGTGTCGTAATAGGCCCGCACCACATGCAGGGCCGGGCTGCCGGCGGGCAGGCGCAGCAGGTGCAGCGCGGGATCGGGCATCAGGTCGGCTTCGATGCGCTGGCGGATGCTGTCGGCCTCTACGCCGCACAGCGTCTTCAGCAGCGTGTAGATGCTGGGGTGGTCGCCATGCAGGTGGGCAATGATTTCAGCGAATGCCGGGCGCAGGTAGATCTGCGAGTACGACATGGGACTGACCTGTCCCGTGGGGTGGCGCATGGCGGTCAGTTCCATCCACACCGATCGCTGGGGGCAGTGCAGGATGGCGGCCAGGGCGGCATCGGCCTCCTTGCGCTGGCTGGCCAGCACTTCCAGACGCGTGCTATCGCCATAGGTCATCGCATCCTGAAAGGTGCTTTCCGAGGTCAGCACATACGGCACCACCGGCTGGGTGGCCCGCACCACGCTGCCGGCGCCGGGCTGCTTGCTTATCAGACCTTCCTCCACCATGCGGCGCGTGGCTTCACGCACCGTGTGGCGGCTGACGCCGTACTGGGCGCAGAGCTGGACTTCCGTGGGAAAGCTGCTGTGCACGGGGTACTGCCCGTTCTGGATGGCGGCGCACAGCTGCTGGTAGAGCTGCTGGTAGAGCGGGCCATCGGCAGCCACAGGGCGTTTGGCCGTGCGAGTGGCGGTGTGCGAGGAGGGCGTGGCGGTTCGGGGCATGCGGGATGCAGTGTCGCAGAGAACGCAATCCTGCGGACAGGTTAAGCCATGTCAAAGCGGGTTTGTCCGTACATTGTTTTAAATGTACGTACATTACATTTTCATGCATCGGATTTGAAAGTGCCCGGCCATGTCTCTCCCCCCTCTCCAGTCCTCACCGCCACCCGCCCAGCCTTTCCAGGGGCTGGTGGTGGTGGAACTGGGTCACAGCGTGGCAGCACCGTTCACCGGACTGATCCTGGCCGAAATGGGCGCCGAGGTCATCAAGGTGGAAAAAGCCGAAGGTGACGATGCACGCCGCTGGGGTCCGCCTTTTTGGGAAGGCGAGGGCGCCTATTTCCAGGCGCTGAACCGCAACAAGCAGTCGGTGGTCTGCAACCTGCGCGATGCGCAGGAGGTGGCGGCGTTGCGCCGTCTGATCGCCGAGCGCGCGGATGTGGTCATCCAGAACCTGCGCCCCGGCCATGTGCAGCAGCTGGGCCTGGATGCGGCCACGCTGCGGGCAGACAAGCCGTCGCTGATCTACTGCAACCTGGGGGCCTTCGGTGCGGTGGGGCCGCTCAAGGACCGCCCGGGCTACGACCCGCTGATGCAGGCCTTCGGCGGCATCATGAGCACCACCGGCGAGCCGGGCCGGGCTTCGGTGCGTGTGGCACCGTCCATCGTTGACATGGGCACGGGCATGTGGGGGGCCATCGGCATCCTGGCCGCGCTGCACCGCCGCCACCAGACGGGGGAGGGCCAGACGGTGGACGTCTCGCTGTTCGAGACCGCTGCCACCTGGGTATCGCTGCTGGCCGGCCAGGTCATGGCCAGCGGCCAGCAGGTGCAAAAGCAGGGCTCGGGAGCGCCCGGCATTGCGCCCTACAAGGCCTATGCCACACGGGACGGGGAGGTGGTGATCTCTGCCGGCAGCGATGCGCTGTTCCAGCGCCTGTGCGGCGTGCTGGGCCACCCGGAATGGGCCACGCAGGCCCGCTTCATCGACAACCCGCAGCGCGTGGCGCACCAGGAGGCGCTGTACCGCCTGATCGACCCGCTGGTGGCAGCCCGACCCACCGCCCACTGGGTGGAGGCGCTGGAAGCCGCCGGCGTCCCCTGTGCCCCGGTCAATACGGTGGGCCAGATGCTGGAGCACGCCCAGACCCAGGCGCTGGACCTGGTGCATCCCGTGCCCGGTACCGGCATGCGCTTTGTGGCGCTGCCGCTGAGCCTGGACGGTCAGCGCCCGCGTGTGCGCAGCGCCCCGCCTGCGCTGGGCGCCCATACCCAGCAGTTGCTTTTTCCGGAGCTGGCATGACACAGGAGCCATGGATGGATGTTGTGAACACCGCCTACGAGACGCTGGATGTGGCGCTCGTGGGCCCGCACGTGCTGCAGGTGACACTGAACCGCCCCGATGCGGGCAATGCCCTCAACACCCAGATGGGGCGCGAACTGCTGCAGCTGTGGAGCGCGCTGACCGAGGATGCCGGCCCGGTGCGCTGCGTGGTGCTGACCGGTGCGGGGGGGCGGATTTTCTGTGCCGGAGGCGATCTGAAGGAGCGCAACGGCATGACCCAGCGCCAGTGGCAGCTGCAGCACGAATTGTTCGAGCGCATGTACTGGACGCTGACCGACCTGCCGCTGCCGGTAGTGGCCGCCGTCAACGGCCACGCCTATGGCGGCGGCATGGAAATGGCGCTGTGCTGCGACTTTGTCTATGCCAGCGAGGTGGCGCGCTTTGCCCTGCCCGAGGTGACGCTGGGCATCATGCCGGGCGCCGGTGGCACGCAGAACCTGCCCCGCGCCGTGGGCGAGCGCCGGGCCAAGGAGCTGCTGCTGACCGGCAGGCCGCTGTCCGCCACCCAGGCGTTGGAGTGGGGTGTGGCCAACAGCGTCTACCCCATGGGCGAAGTGCTGGAACGGGCGCACGAGACGGCGGCGGTGATTGCCGGCAACGCGCCGCTGTCAGTGCGGCAGATCAAGAAATCGGTGCGTTATGGCGGCCAGATGGAGCTGCGCACGGCCTACCGTTTCGAGGTGGAAGCCTACAACCACCTGGTGGGCACCCAGGACCGCATGGAAGGCGTGCGTGCCTTCAACGAGAAGCGTCCCCCCGTTTTCACGGGGCAGTGACACCCCCGGGAGCCCGTGTTTGAACAGCCAATTGACAGTGCGAGGACAGCCATGACCGAATCTGCCGTGGTCCACATCGAAGCCGGTACCGACTATGCCGACATCCGCGACAGCGTACGCCGCGTCTGCGCCGACTTTCCGGGTGCCTACTGGCGCACGCTGGAGGAGACCGGCGCTTACCCGTCGGAATTTGTCCAGGCGCTGACCGACGCCGGTTTTCTGGGGGCGCTGATTCCCGAGGAGTACGGCGGCAGCGGCATGCCGCTGCGCGCGGCGGCCGTGATCCTGGAGGAAATCCATGCCAGCGGTTGCAATGCCGGCGCCTGCCACGCCCAGATGTACACCATGGGCACGGTGCTGCGCCACGGCTCGCAGGCGCAAAAAGACCTGTACCTGCCGCAGATTGCCACCGGCACGCTGCGCCTGCAGGCGTTTGGCGTCACCGAGCCCACCACCGGATCGGACACCACCAAGCTCAAGACCCGTGCCGTGCGCGAGGGTGACCGCTATGTGGTCAATGGCCAGAAGGTCTGGACCTCGCGGGCGCTGTACTCCGACCTGATGCTGCTGCTGGCGCGCACCACGCCGCTGGAGGACTGCGCCCGCAAGAGCGACGGTCTGTCGGTCTTTCTGGTGGACATGCGCCAGCTGAAGGGCAAGGGGCTGGAGATCCGCAAGCTGCCGGCCATGGTGAACCACAACACCACCGAAATCTTTTTCGACAATATGCGCATTCCGGCCAGCAGCCTGATCGGCGAGGAAGGCAAGGGGCTGAAATACATTCTGGACGGCATGAATGCCGAGCGCATTCTGGTGGGCGCCGAATGCATTGGCGATGCGCGCTGGTTCACCGACACGGCGGTGCAGTACGTCAGCGAACGCCGGGTGTTCGACCGGCCCATCGGCCAGAACCAGGGGGTGCAGTTTCCCATCGCCAAGGCCTACGCCGAAATGCAGGCCGCCGATCTGGTGCTGCGCCGTGCCTGTGCCCGGTTTGCGGCCGGCCTGCCCTGCGGCGAAGATGCCAACATGGGTAAGCTGCTGGCCTCCGAAGCCTCCTGGCACGCGGCCGAAGCCTGTCTGCAAAGCCATGGTGGCTTTGGCTTTGCCACCGAATACAACGTGGAGCGCAAATGGCGCGAAACCCGGCTCTACCAGGTGGCGCCGATCTCCTCCAACCTGATCCTGTCCTATGTGGGTGAGCACATCCTGGGCATGCCCCGGTCGTACTGAGGAATGGAGATGACGTTTCCTCTGGGCTGCTGCACAGTGTCCGTCGACCACATTGCCCCGGCAGGGGCGGTCCCGGTTTCGGGGCGGGCTGAGGGCGCGCAGCGCCATGGAGCAACACGATGCCGATAGCTGAAATGACACCGGTGGCGGTGCCGCCTGCCCGCTTGAAGACCTCTTTGCCGCTGACGCAGGCGCTGGCGCGCTATGTGCGGGCGCCGCACTTTGGCGGCCAGGAGGCTGCAGCCTGTGCCCTGGCGCTGACCGGCACGCTGGACACGCTGGCCACGCTGCTGGCGGGCCAGAACGAGCCGGTGGTGCGCATCGTGCGTGCCCATCTGGCGGCCAGCGGCACCGGCCCTGCCGAGGCGCCGGCTCCGTCGCTGCAGCAGTTGCTGGGCACCGCCCAGGCGGCCCTGGTGAATGCCGTGGCCGGCCATGCGCTGGACTATGACGATGTGGCCATGTCGGCCCACCCCAGCACGGTGCTGGTGCCTACGCTGTGGGCCGAGGCCCACCGCCTGGGCGCCAGCGGCGCCGAACTGCTGCGTGCCTATGTGGTCGGTTACGAGGTCTGGGCCGAGCTGTTCAGCCGCGAAAGCGGGCAGTACCACCTCAAGGGCTGGCACCCCACCGGCGTGTTCGGCGTGGTGGGTGCGGCGGCCGGCGTGGCCTACCTGAACCGGGAGACACTGACCGAAGGCCAGGTGGCCCGGGCGCTGTCGCTGGCTGCCAGTTCGGCGGCAGGGCTGGTGGCCAATTTCGGCACCATGGCCAAACCCTGGCACGCGGGCCGTGCGGCGGCGGCGGCGATCGATGCCGTGCGGCTGGCACAACTGGGCATGACGGCGGCCACCGATGTGTTCGAGCACCATGCCGGCTTCCTTGCCGCGCTGTCGCCAAGCGGTGAATGCGATCTGCAGCGCCCGGCCACCATCGGCGGTGTTCCCCGGCTGCTGAGCTGGGGGCTGTCGATCAAGTGCTATCCGGTGTGCTACTCGGGCCACCGCGTGATCGACGGCGTGCTGCAACTCAAGGCAGCCCATGGGCTGCAGCCCCAAGACGTGCAGCGCGTGGATGTGACCATTGGCAATGCCCAGGCCAGCATGCTGCGCAACCACCGCCCGGTGAGCGGGCTGGAGGCCAAGTTCAGCATCGAGTTCGATGTGGCCTGCGCCCTGGTGGCCGGCGACGTGGGCCTGGCGCAGCTGACCGACGTTTTCACCCAGCGCACTGACATGCAGGCACTGATGGCCAAGGTGCAGGTGCACACCACCGAGCGCAGCGACCCGGTCGATCCGGCGTTTTCCGTGGCCGACAGCGTGCGCATCACCACGCGCGACGGCCGGCGGCTGGAGACCGGAGAGATCCGCTTTCCCAAAGGCCATGCCATGTACCCGCTCAGTGCCGAGGCGCTGCGCAGCAAGTTCCTGGACTGCGTGGCCTACAGCGGCCTGCCGTGCGATGGCGCCGCGCTGTACGACGCCGTGCGCAGCCTGGCCCAGATGCCCGATGTCCGCGCGCTGGCGCAGCATCTCTGAAGGAGGCTGTCGAGTCCCTGATACCCCCTGCAAGGCGCGTGCCGTGCACCGGCCCCACAAGGACCGCATGCCCCGCGCTGCAGCAGCCGCCCACCGGCGGTGGAAGACCGAAAGTGAGGCCGTCCGTGCTGGCTGCTGCCGCCGGACGCATGCGAACCCGGTGCGCCGTATGCCAACGATGAACGCGGCGCGCTGTTTTGACGGAGTCCACCATGTCCGATCTGTTAGTTGCTTCTTCCTCCGTCACCTCCGCCGGCTGGCGCCGCCGCGACTGGCTGGCTGCCGGTGCCGGCCTGCTGGGGGCCGGCCTGCTGCCCGGGGCCGCGCGTGCCCAGGGCTGGCCCGACAAGCCCATCCGCATCATTGCGGCCCAGGCGCCAGGTTCGTCCAATGACGCCACTTCGCGGGCGCTGGCTGACTATCTGTCCACCAAGCTGGGCGTGCCCGTGGTGGTGGAAAACAAGCCCGGTGGCGTGGGCATGATTGCCGCCGAAACCATCGTGCGCGCGCCGGCCGACGGCTACACGCTGCTGATGACCTTGCACAGCCAGCCGGCCCAGGCACCGGCCCTGCTCAAGCGCCTGCCGGTGGATCCGGACAAGGACATCGTGCCCATTGCCGCTATCGGCGTCGGGCCGGTGCCGGGCGTAGTGCACAAGGATTTCCCGGCCAGGACCATCCAGGAGGTGATTGCCTATTCCAAGAAGAAGCCGGTCAACGTGGGCAACTATGCCGTGGGGTCGGGCTGGCAGCTGATGCTGGACCAACTGGTCAAGGACACGGGGGCACAGTTCAACGTGGTCAACTACAAGGGCACGGGCGCCATGCTGATGGACCTGTACGGCGGCCAGATCGACATGGGGGCCGGTTCCCTGGCCGGCATTGGTGGCGGGCTCAAGCAGGGCAGCGTGCGGCCGGTGGTGATTGCCATGGGCAATCCCTCGTCCAAGCTGCCGGGTGTGCCGACCTGGAAGCAGGCAGGCTTCAGTGGGAGCGCCTACGAGAACCTGCCCGAATGCAATATGTTGTTTGCCAAGGCCGGCACCCCCCAGGCGCTGGTCGACCGTCTGGCCCAGCTGGTGCACAGCAGCTACACCGAATCGGAGCGTATCAAGAGCGTGCGCGAGACCCTCTCCGATGAAGACCCGGCCCTGACCGGCGCTGCGCTGCGCGCCTTCATCGACCGCACCTGGCCGACCTACCGCCAGCTGACGCGGGCGGCGGGGATTGCGGCGAGCTGAGCTTGCCCTTCAGAGGGCTGGACATGGCGCACGGCAGTGCTTGGTTCTTCCGGCGGCACGGCACGCGGGTGCCCGTGCCGCCATGTGTTGGCAGAGGGCGACAGATGCGGGTTGCATTTTGTACACGGTCTGGGAGACAAAGGCTGGCGCCCCAGAGGGGCGCGCCAGATTTTTGCGGAATGGGAATGGGAGCATCTCTTTTTCTCATGCCCCGGGATGGCCCGCATTGCTGAGAATGCGCACTGTATGGACGGCTCTCTCCCAGTGCTCCCCCTTTCCGTTTTGCAGGCCGCGTTGCGTGCGGCGTTCGAGCGCTGGATGGTCCTGTGCGAGCTCACGGCCCGCAGCGACGGCATTGCACCCGAGGAACTGCAGCGCGAACTGGACTGGCTGCGCAGCCGCAGTGCGCTGCTGGTCCAGCGCAGCACGCCGCAGCAAATGCGCCAGCTCATTGCGGACCTCCAGAACGCCGAATCCTGGGTGCACGCCAGCCTGCGCCTGCGCATGCAGGCCCTGCCTGGGGGGGAGGGTGGTGGCACGCAGGCGACTGCCGCAGGCTGTGGAGGCCGCGCAGCTTTGCTATGTTCCGGCAAATACCAGCACTGCGCAGTTTTCTGCCCTTCCACCGCCATGCCTCCTGTCAACCATTTCAAACGTGCCCTGCAAGCCGGCCAGGCCCAGATCGGTCTGTGGTCCACCCTGCCGTCGCCCTATGTCAGCGAACTGATCGCCGGCGCGGGCTTTGACTGGGTGCTGCTGGACACCGAGCACACCCCCACCGATGTGCCCCAAATGCTGCAGCAGCTGCAGGCGGTGGCGGCAGCCCGCCCGCGTGAAGGCCTGGGCTGCAGCCATGCCGTGGTGCGCCCGGCGTGGAACGATAAGGTGCTGATCAAGCGCTATCTGGACATCGGCGCGCAGACGCTGCTGCTGCCTTTTGTGCAGAACGCCGACGAAGCCCGCGCGGCGGTGGAGGCCGTGCGCTATGCGCCCCAGGGCCTGCGGGGCATGGGGGGATCGATGCGCGCCTCCAACTTCGGCCGTGACGCCGACTATGTGGCCAAGGCCGCCGACGAGATCTGCCTGCTGGTGCAGGTGGAAACCGGCGAGGCGCTGGACAACCTGGAGGCCATTGCCAGCGTGGACGGTATCGATGGCGTGTTCATCGGTCCGGCCGATCTATCCGCCAGCCTGGGCTACCCCGGCAACGCGGGCCATCCGGACATGGAGGCGACGATCGACCGGGCGCTGGTCACCATCCGCGCCTGCGGCAAGGCGCCGGGCATTCTGGCGGTGAACCCCGACCGTGCCCAGGCATGCCTGGACAAGGGCGCGCTGTTCGTCGCCGTGGGCATGGACATGCTGCTGCTGCGCCAGAGCGCCGATGCGCTGGCCCTGCGCTTCAAGCGCCCGGGAGATGCAGCGGTCAGTGCATCCATGTATTGAGTGTGGTGTCCCCCGCTTTCTAGAATGGATGCCGACGGGCGCCCAGGGCGCACCGCCACCTTCTATGAAAAACGCAGCTGCTTCTGCACTTGCAGCAAGGTTTTCACAGGCGTTGGATACTGAAAACCTTTGAGCCAGTGCACCAAAGCGCCTGTTTTCCTAATGCCCCTGGAGCGACCGCTCCGGGACTCTCCCTCTCAGCCATGGATGGATTTCGCATGTCGCATGCCTACCCCGATACCCAACTCCTGATCGACGGCCAATGGGTCGATGCCGCCAGCGGCAAGAAGATCGCTGTGCACAACCCGGCCACGGGAGCGGTGATCGGCCATGTGGCCCATGCCGGTATTGCCGATCTGGACCGTGCACTGGCCGCCGCTCAAAAAGGCTTTCAGGTCTGGAAGAACACCAGCGCCCACGAGCGCCAGGCCACCATGCGCCGCGCTGCGCTGCTGTTGCAGGAACGCGCCGACGCCATTGCCGCCGTGCTGACGCAGGAACAGGGCAAGCCCCTGGCCGAAGCCAAGGGCGAGGTGCTGGCCGGTGTGGGCATCATCGACTGGTTTGCCGACGAGGCGCTGCGCCTGTATGGCCGCATCGTGCCGGCGCGCCGCAGCGATGTGCTGCAGCAGGTCGTCAAGGAGCCCGTGGGCCCGGTGGCGGCGTTCACGCCCTGGAATTTCCCGGTCAACCAGATCGTGCGCAAGATCAGCGCTGCCCTGGCCACCGGCTGTTCCTTCCTGTGCAAGGCGCCGGAAGAAACGCCTGCCGCCCCCGCCGCGCTGCTGAAATGCTTTGTCGACGCCGGCGTGCCCGCGGGCGTGGTCGGTCTGGTCTATGGCGATCCGCATGAAATCTCCAGCTACCTGATTCCCCATCCGGTGATCCGCAAGGTCACCTTCACCGGCTCGACGGCCGTGGGCAAGCAGCTGGCCGCCATGGCCGGCGCCCACATGAAGCGCTGCACCATGGAGCTGGGTGGCCACGCCCCGGTCATCATTGCGGAAGATGCCGATGTGGAGCTGGCCGTCAAAGCCGCTGGCGCTG comes from the Comamonas terrigena NBRC 13299 genome and includes:
- a CDS encoding DUF2809 domain-containing protein gives rise to the protein MSVVGPFSMPRRSRLALVLLALLVIALGLASRRGLVPFPAALGNYPGDALWAWVVLLCVAWVQPAMPRTRLVAWSLAIAFGIEFLQLYQAPWMQALRANKLAYLVLGNGFDPLDLVAYGVGIALGAAVDGVWGCVAARRVPGSGHAARH
- a CDS encoding DUF4087 domain-containing protein, with the translated sequence MRRGIDWRRAAVLALCTSLWGAWGLLPAQAGTADAASASQLRCGWWENPTPSNAWLNDRDGSWTVGSQGGHQAEGDWPSFSDAQWVRTNGYYGYGCACLRVVADARSQKVERILSARARPLAACRQDRHLREPLRPE
- a CDS encoding bleomycin resistance protein; this translates as MTMPTQTVIPQLRMTDAVRSLQFYVDGLGFAVDWEHRFEPGYPLFSQLSRDSGAGRQLIFLTQHRGDCEVGGAVYFVVPDARATLAAFEARGIWPTNPLEATPWGSWEFLLTDPDGNRLRFASDQVSDAVADDA
- a CDS encoding PLP-dependent aminotransferase family protein — translated: MAALIHPMATTSLARTSRYQTVVDRLAAAIRSGQLPAGTRLPTHRTLAAREGLALVTASRVYAELSAMGLVSGETGRGTFVKETALPPGHGIDIPPAALGSVDLSFNVPTLPSQAELLRTALRQLALTGDLEALLRYQPHGGRPRDRAAVAQHLRARGLQVSGEQVVLVDGAQHGLTVALMARLTPGDVVAVDALTYPGFKLLAQQLHLELLPLPATPQGPDLAALQQLCRQRSVRAVYTMPTLHNPLGWVLPLAQRLQLVELARAHDLMLIEDGAYAYLADPAPPPLAALAPERTVYVSGFSKNVAAGLRVGFAAAPLDWVPALERAIRATTWNTPGVMAAIACGWLEDGTVTRLETHKREDAALRQQLAARVLGTLLPGLPRVSHPLSYFLWLPLPPEARADQIAATLLQQGIAVSTAEPFATTAQVPHALRLALGSVPLEVLEPALRQVGQAIADASY
- a CDS encoding DMT family transporter is translated as MTSSAQAASASTPVHSSQGWLNGLIGVVIFSGSLPATRLAVLDLPPVWLTVARASIAGLLALVVVLWCRQPRPARSQMASLAVVAGGVVLGFPLLTALALQHVPAAHSIVLVALLPLCTAVCGVWRGGERLRPAFWALSLLGAALVLGFALWAAWQQGGETSFVGDGLMLLAVAVCGLGYAEGAKLSRSLGGWQVISWALVLSLPVMLPLTLWLWPADLSAVRAPAWWGLAYVALFSMWLGFVFWYRGLAQGGIAAVGQLQLLQPLLGLALAAWLLGEAVSPAMLAVTVAVIACVAGAKRVA
- a CDS encoding GntR family transcriptional regulator, yielding MPRTATPSSHTATRTAKRPVAADGPLYQQLYQQLCAAIQNGQYPVHSSFPTEVQLCAQYGVSRHTVREATRRMVEEGLISKQPGAGSVVRATQPVVPYVLTSESTFQDAMTYGDSTRLEVLASQRKEADAALAAILHCPQRSVWMELTAMRHPTGQVSPMSYSQIYLRPAFAEIIAHLHGDHPSIYTLLKTLCGVEADSIRQRIEADLMPDPALHLLRLPAGSPALHVVRAYYDTQDQLLAASVNWYIPARFRMETTWRREDGGAPVAHSITAR
- a CDS encoding CaiB/BaiF CoA transferase family protein produces the protein MSLPPLQSSPPPAQPFQGLVVVELGHSVAAPFTGLILAEMGAEVIKVEKAEGDDARRWGPPFWEGEGAYFQALNRNKQSVVCNLRDAQEVAALRRLIAERADVVIQNLRPGHVQQLGLDAATLRADKPSLIYCNLGAFGAVGPLKDRPGYDPLMQAFGGIMSTTGEPGRASVRVAPSIVDMGTGMWGAIGILAALHRRHQTGEGQTVDVSLFETAATWVSLLAGQVMASGQQVQKQGSGAPGIAPYKAYATRDGEVVISAGSDALFQRLCGVLGHPEWATQARFIDNPQRVAHQEALYRLIDPLVAARPTAHWVEALEAAGVPCAPVNTVGQMLEHAQTQALDLVHPVPGTGMRFVALPLSLDGQRPRVRSAPPALGAHTQQLLFPELA